One segment of Comamonas thiooxydans DNA contains the following:
- a CDS encoding lysozyme inhibitor LprI family protein, which yields MRQQTSPGCDDAGMTIRIQKFRQLRPATIDTKSLAALFIAASLSQHALAQAGADCVPGGTTAQTNACAIKDFQQADTDHQILYGDVMRALSAHERPALRKEQGEWSRQRITQCKQATKAFEAQPDWPSRYHRCLVQQITARDAVLKRWLHQGPPD from the coding sequence TTGCGCCAGCAGACCAGCCCGGGCTGCGATGATGCGGGCATGACGATCCGCATTCAGAAATTCAGGCAACTGCGGCCTGCGACCATTGACACCAAATCGCTTGCTGCTCTTTTTATTGCAGCAAGCTTGAGCCAGCACGCACTGGCCCAGGCCGGAGCCGACTGCGTGCCTGGCGGCACCACGGCCCAGACCAATGCCTGCGCCATCAAGGATTTCCAACAAGCCGACACCGACCACCAGATTCTCTACGGCGATGTGATGCGCGCGCTATCGGCCCATGAGCGCCCCGCCCTGCGCAAGGAGCAAGGCGAATGGAGCCGCCAGCGCATTACCCAGTGCAAGCAGGCCACCAAGGCCTTTGAAGCGCAGCCCGACTGGCCCAGCCGCTACCACCGCTGTCTGGTGCAGCAGATCACGGCCCGCGATGCGGTGCTCAAGCGCTGGCTGCACCAGGGGCCGCCGGACTGA
- a CDS encoding acyl-CoA dehydrogenase family protein: MDFELSEDQRAFADTARAFAQAELAPHAAEWDREHIFPREAIAKAGELGFCGLYAPESIGGLALPRLDATLVFEEMAAVDPSTTAFITIHNMATWMLGTWATDAVRAEWGEQLTSGSKLASYCLTEPGAGSDAASLKTRAELVGNEYIVNGSKAFISGAGSTDVLVLMARTGDAGSGASGISAFAVPADAAGVSYGKKEEKMGWNSQPTRVISFDNVRIPAHNLLGREGEGFKIAMKGLDGGRINIATCSVGAAQGALTQAQSYMQERKQFGKAIASFQALQFKLADMATELVAARQMVRLAASKLDAGARDASTYCAMAKRFATDAGFMVCNEALQLHGGYGYIREYPLERLMRDARVHQILEGTNEIMRVIIARRMLEGDAPEVIR, translated from the coding sequence ATGGACTTTGAACTCAGCGAAGATCAACGCGCTTTTGCCGATACCGCCCGTGCTTTTGCGCAAGCCGAGCTGGCTCCGCATGCGGCCGAGTGGGACCGCGAGCACATCTTTCCGCGCGAGGCGATTGCCAAGGCCGGCGAGCTGGGCTTCTGCGGCCTCTATGCTCCGGAAAGCATTGGCGGCCTGGCCCTGCCACGACTTGATGCAACGCTGGTATTCGAAGAAATGGCGGCCGTCGATCCATCGACCACGGCCTTCATCACCATCCACAATATGGCGACCTGGATGCTGGGCACCTGGGCTACCGATGCCGTGCGCGCCGAATGGGGCGAGCAGCTCACCAGCGGCAGCAAGCTGGCCAGCTACTGCCTGACCGAGCCCGGCGCAGGCTCGGATGCGGCCTCGCTCAAGACCCGGGCCGAACTGGTCGGCAACGAGTACATCGTCAACGGCAGCAAAGCCTTCATCAGCGGCGCGGGCAGCACCGATGTGCTGGTGCTGATGGCAAGAACCGGCGACGCCGGCTCCGGGGCTTCGGGCATCTCGGCCTTTGCCGTGCCTGCCGATGCGGCCGGCGTGAGCTATGGCAAAAAGGAAGAGAAGATGGGCTGGAACAGCCAGCCCACGCGCGTCATCAGCTTCGACAATGTGCGCATTCCCGCGCACAACCTGCTGGGCCGCGAGGGCGAAGGCTTCAAGATCGCCATGAAGGGACTGGACGGCGGGCGCATCAATATCGCCACCTGCTCGGTGGGCGCGGCCCAGGGGGCACTGACCCAGGCACAAAGCTACATGCAGGAGCGCAAGCAGTTCGGCAAGGCCATTGCCAGCTTTCAGGCCTTGCAGTTCAAGCTCGCCGACATGGCGACCGAGCTGGTCGCGGCGCGGCAGATGGTGCGTCTGGCGGCCTCCAAGCTGGATGCCGGTGCGCGCGATGCCTCGACCTACTGCGCCATGGCCAAGCGCTTTGCCACCGATGCCGGCTTCATGGTCTGCAACGAGGCCCTGCAGCTGCATGGCGGTTATGGCTATATCCGCGAATACCCGCTGGAGCGCCTGATGCGCGATGCCCGCGTGCACCAGATTCTGGAAGGCACGAACGAAATCATGCGCGTCATCATTGCCAGGCGCATGCTTGAGGGCGATGCTCCGGAGGTCATTCGCTAA
- a CDS encoding TfoX/Sxy family protein, with protein sequence MPAKPIAPETLQLIDAVRDALQDCTAVEEKTMFGCHVFMVDGKMCLGVENDELLVRLPPASHAQIAEMPGVRPLSSRGLMDGYFLVGPTAYARRDQWLYWIGEALAFNPLAKATPKRKTGSKASSETDSKKPGDGKSPAGQGTSSGRKRTRAAPKPVDADAPRKHPIFDSE encoded by the coding sequence ATGCCCGCCAAGCCCATCGCCCCTGAAACCCTGCAGCTCATAGATGCCGTGCGCGATGCGCTGCAGGATTGCACAGCCGTGGAAGAGAAAACCATGTTCGGCTGCCATGTGTTCATGGTCGACGGCAAGATGTGCCTGGGCGTGGAAAACGACGAGTTGCTGGTGCGCCTGCCCCCCGCCAGTCATGCGCAGATTGCGGAGATGCCTGGAGTGCGCCCGCTGTCCTCGCGCGGACTGATGGACGGCTACTTTCTCGTCGGCCCCACGGCCTATGCCAGGCGCGATCAATGGCTGTACTGGATAGGTGAGGCCCTGGCCTTCAACCCGCTGGCAAAGGCCACGCCAAAACGCAAGACCGGCAGCAAGGCCAGCAGCGAGACCGATAGCAAGAAGCCGGGCGATGGAAAAAGCCCTGCCGGTCAGGGCACCAGCAGCGGGCGCAAGCGTACCAGGGCTGCCCCGAAACCGGTTGATGCCGACGCCCCCAGAAAACATCCTATTTTCGACAGCGAATAA
- a CDS encoding DUF488 domain-containing protein, which yields MAIRIVQLGSERAPDEGLRIGTVRRPPRGVPKAEFASRNYYDCWYPELSPEVELMQQALEAIKLRTAGQEAQADKLWKQFEKQFRKQLAEPAADRTLGLLAALSHSSAFSLGCYCDDEAHCHRSILRSLLADKGAILKN from the coding sequence ATGGCCATACGCATAGTCCAGCTAGGCAGCGAACGCGCCCCCGACGAGGGCCTGCGCATAGGTACGGTGCGCAGACCGCCGCGCGGCGTGCCCAAGGCCGAGTTCGCAAGCCGCAACTACTACGACTGCTGGTATCCCGAGCTCTCGCCCGAGGTGGAGCTGATGCAGCAGGCCCTGGAGGCCATCAAGCTGCGCACGGCCGGTCAGGAGGCACAGGCCGACAAGCTCTGGAAGCAGTTTGAAAAGCAGTTTCGCAAGCAGCTGGCCGAGCCCGCCGCCGATCGCACCCTGGGCCTGCTCGCAGCCTTGTCGCACAGCTCCGCCTTTTCCCTGGGCTGCTACTGCGACGACGAGGCGCATTGTCATCGCAGCATCTTGCGCAGCCTGCTCGCCGACAAGGGTGCCATTCTCAAGAATTAA
- the mmsB gene encoding 3-hydroxyisobutyrate dehydrogenase, giving the protein MQIAFIGLGNMGAPMAVNLAKAGHSVKAFDLSQEAIAKVVAAGAQAASSAQEAVQGAEAVITMLPASQHVESLFLGRDGAAGLLAHIAKGTLVIDSSTIAAATSQKVAKAAQAAGIDFIDAPVSGGTGGAIAGTLTFMVGGSDAQLARAQPLLEKMGANIFHAGGVGAGQTAKICNNMLLGILMVGTSEAIALGVANGLDPKVLSEIMRRSSGGNWALEKYNPFPGVHENAPASKGYAGGFGTDLMLKDLGLAQDNATANRASTPLGGMARSIYAAHSLSGHGGEDFSSIIKMLQKKA; this is encoded by the coding sequence ATGCAAATCGCTTTCATCGGTCTGGGCAATATGGGTGCCCCCATGGCCGTCAATCTGGCCAAGGCCGGCCACAGTGTCAAAGCCTTCGACCTGAGCCAGGAGGCCATCGCCAAGGTCGTGGCCGCCGGAGCACAGGCGGCCTCCAGTGCCCAGGAAGCCGTGCAAGGCGCCGAAGCCGTCATCACCATGCTGCCCGCCAGCCAGCATGTAGAGAGCCTGTTCCTGGGCCGCGACGGCGCGGCCGGTCTGCTCGCGCACATCGCCAAGGGCACGCTGGTCATCGACAGCTCCACCATCGCCGCGGCCACCAGCCAGAAGGTGGCCAAGGCGGCCCAAGCAGCGGGCATAGACTTCATCGACGCCCCGGTCTCGGGTGGCACCGGCGGTGCAATTGCCGGCACGCTGACCTTCATGGTGGGCGGCAGCGACGCGCAACTGGCACGCGCCCAGCCATTGCTGGAAAAAATGGGCGCCAATATCTTCCACGCTGGCGGTGTCGGCGCGGGCCAGACGGCCAAGATCTGCAACAACATGCTGCTGGGCATTCTGATGGTGGGCACCAGCGAAGCAATCGCCCTGGGCGTGGCCAACGGTCTGGACCCCAAGGTGCTGTCCGAAATCATGCGCCGCAGCTCGGGCGGCAACTGGGCCCTGGAAAAATACAACCCCTTCCCCGGCGTACACGAGAACGCACCGGCCAGCAAGGGCTATGCAGGCGGCTTCGGCACGGACCTGATGCTCAAGGATCTGGGCCTGGCGCAGGACAACGCCACGGCCAACCGCGCCAGCACGCCGCTGGGCGGCATGGCGCGCTCCATCTATGCAGCGCACAGCCTGTCCGGCCATGGCGGCGAAGACTTTTCCAGCATCATCAAGATGCTGCAGAAAAAGGCCTGA
- a CDS encoding cupin: protein MALPHAQPGVPVEVQPYGTSLGNQKTAALFKSDTLEVIRLVLMAGKRLPAHQLQGELTIQCLEGRLAVIQGASRQTLSAGQLLFLPAQAMHEVEGELDSSALITIVLHNH, encoded by the coding sequence ATGGCCCTGCCCCACGCCCAACCCGGGGTTCCGGTCGAAGTGCAGCCCTACGGCACTTCGCTGGGAAACCAGAAGACCGCTGCACTGTTCAAGTCCGACACCCTGGAAGTGATCCGTCTGGTGTTGATGGCAGGCAAGCGCCTGCCTGCGCATCAGTTGCAGGGCGAACTGACGATTCAATGTCTGGAGGGACGGCTCGCCGTCATCCAGGGCGCAAGCCGCCAGACACTGAGCGCGGGGCAGTTGCTGTTTTTGCCCGCCCAAGCCATGCATGAGGTCGAGGGCGAGCTCGACTCCTCGGCCCTGATCACCATCGTGCTGCACAACCACTAA
- a CDS encoding saccharopine dehydrogenase family protein: protein MMKLTGQNILILGAGKIGSTIADMAAELHEATVTLADMQPPPGNDPQIRPLQLDIDDDAALSRALQQHSLVINALPFFCAERVARAAARQGVHYFDLTEDVAAMRAIQDMATQARSVLMPQCGLAPGLIGMLGGHLAQQFDELFDLQLRVGALTRHATNALRYHFTWSVDGVINEYCKPCNTIVNGQPMLVPPLEGVEPLILDGENFEAFNTSGGLGTLCETLQGRVRNLNYKTIRHPGHRDAMHLLLHGLRLIERRDLLRQVLEGAVPHSREDMVVVAAMASGKRAGRLEQLTRGARIFGAALRGRQRTAIELTTSAGMLAAVELFATGQLPQQGFVRQEQCTLAALSSTRVAPYFDGLLG, encoded by the coding sequence ATGATGAAGCTGACTGGACAGAACATTCTCATCCTCGGCGCCGGCAAGATCGGCTCAACGATCGCCGACATGGCTGCCGAGCTGCATGAAGCCACCGTCACGCTGGCCGATATGCAGCCCCCGCCCGGCAACGACCCGCAGATCCGCCCCCTGCAGCTGGACATCGACGACGATGCGGCACTGAGCCGCGCGCTGCAGCAGCACTCGCTGGTCATCAATGCCCTGCCTTTCTTCTGTGCCGAGCGCGTGGCCCGGGCTGCGGCGCGGCAGGGCGTGCATTACTTCGATCTGACCGAGGATGTGGCGGCCATGCGTGCCATACAGGACATGGCGACGCAGGCGCGCTCGGTACTGATGCCGCAATGCGGACTGGCACCGGGTCTGATCGGCATGCTGGGCGGCCATCTGGCCCAGCAGTTCGACGAGCTGTTCGATCTGCAGCTGCGCGTGGGCGCGCTCACGCGCCATGCGACGAATGCGCTGCGCTACCACTTCACCTGGAGCGTGGACGGCGTCATCAACGAATACTGCAAGCCCTGCAACACCATCGTCAACGGACAGCCCATGCTGGTGCCGCCGCTGGAGGGGGTCGAGCCGCTGATCCTGGACGGCGAGAACTTCGAGGCCTTCAACACCTCGGGCGGCCTGGGCACGCTGTGCGAGACGCTGCAGGGCCGCGTGCGCAACCTCAACTACAAGACCATACGCCACCCTGGCCACCGCGACGCCATGCATTTGCTGTTGCACGGCCTGCGCCTGATCGAGCGACGCGATCTGCTGCGCCAGGTGCTCGAAGGCGCGGTGCCCCACAGCCGCGAAGACATGGTGGTGGTAGCCGCCATGGCCAGCGGCAAGCGCGCTGGCCGGCTGGAGCAGCTGACGCGCGGTGCCCGCATCTTCGGTGCGGCGCTGCGCGGCAGACAGCGCACGGCCATAGAGCTGACGACCTCGGCCGGCATGCTGGCCGCCGTGGAGCTGTTCGCCACGGGCCAGTTGCCCCAGCAAGGCTTTGTGCGCCAGGAGCAATGCACGCTGGCCGCACTCTCAAGCACCCGCGTGGCCCCCTACTTCGACGGCCTGCTCGGCTGA
- a CDS encoding aldehyde dehydrogenase family protein, with translation MTAISATDFQTVLSRCGIALQALAGKDISVHSPIDGTELASLAALPGAQIPPVIDHAVQAFKQWRLVPAPVRGELVRLWGEELRSAKADIGHVISCEVGKIAQEGLGEVQEGVDICEFALGLSRQLHGKTIVSERPGHRIMEQYHPLGPVAVITAFNFPSAVFAWNAAIALVCGNPVIFKPSDKAPLSGLATFKALERAIARFGDRAPAGLAQIVLGGAAVAEALVDSPRIALISATGSSRMGRAVGPKVAARFGKRILELGGNNAMVVTPAADLDLAVRAIVFSAVGTAGQRCTSLRRLIVHRDVKQPLLDRLLPAYRSLRIGNPLQPDTLVGPLINQASFEALQHSLSQALKDGGHLLTGGQRQLEQQFPQGFYVAPAIVDMPAQTGIVRHETFAPLLYVLSYDELEQAIALNNDVPQGLSSCIFSNDLREVELFLSAAGSDCGMANVNIGPSGAEIGGAFGGEKETGGDRESGSDAWKQYMRRTTNTINYSRELPLAQGIQFG, from the coding sequence ATGACTGCCATCTCCGCGACCGACTTCCAGACCGTGCTGAGCCGCTGCGGCATAGCGCTGCAGGCCCTTGCAGGCAAGGACATCAGCGTGCACTCGCCCATCGACGGCACGGAACTGGCCAGCCTGGCCGCCCTGCCCGGTGCCCAGATCCCGCCGGTCATAGACCACGCAGTGCAGGCTTTCAAGCAATGGCGTCTGGTGCCCGCCCCGGTGCGCGGCGAGCTGGTGCGGCTCTGGGGCGAGGAGTTGCGCAGCGCCAAGGCCGATATAGGCCATGTGATTTCCTGCGAGGTCGGCAAGATAGCTCAGGAGGGCCTGGGCGAGGTGCAGGAAGGCGTGGACATCTGCGAATTTGCGCTGGGCCTGTCGCGCCAGCTGCACGGCAAGACCATTGTTTCCGAGCGTCCCGGCCACCGCATCATGGAGCAATACCACCCGCTGGGGCCGGTGGCCGTCATCACGGCCTTCAACTTTCCGAGTGCCGTGTTTGCGTGGAACGCGGCGATTGCCCTGGTCTGCGGCAACCCGGTGATCTTCAAGCCATCCGACAAGGCGCCGCTATCGGGCCTCGCCACCTTCAAGGCACTGGAGCGCGCCATTGCCCGGTTTGGCGACCGCGCACCAGCAGGTCTGGCGCAGATCGTGCTGGGCGGCGCGGCAGTCGCCGAGGCCCTGGTGGACAGCCCCCGGATTGCGCTGATATCAGCCACGGGATCGAGCCGCATGGGCCGCGCCGTGGGACCCAAGGTGGCAGCGCGCTTTGGCAAGCGCATTCTGGAGCTGGGCGGCAACAATGCCATGGTGGTCACGCCGGCAGCCGACCTGGATCTGGCCGTGCGCGCCATTGTCTTCAGCGCCGTGGGCACGGCCGGCCAGCGCTGCACCTCGCTGCGCCGCCTGATCGTGCACCGCGATGTCAAACAGCCGCTGCTGGACAGGTTGCTGCCGGCCTACCGCAGTCTGCGTATCGGCAACCCGCTGCAGCCGGATACCCTGGTCGGCCCCCTGATCAACCAGGCATCGTTCGAAGCCCTGCAGCACTCGCTGAGTCAGGCGCTGAAAGACGGCGGCCATTTGCTCACGGGCGGCCAGCGCCAGCTGGAGCAGCAGTTTCCCCAGGGCTTCTATGTGGCTCCGGCCATTGTGGACATGCCGGCCCAGACCGGCATCGTGCGGCACGAGACCTTCGCCCCCCTGCTCTATGTGCTGAGCTACGACGAGCTGGAGCAGGCCATTGCGCTCAACAACGATGTGCCTCAGGGCCTGTCCTCCTGCATCTTCTCCAACGATCTGCGCGAGGTGGAGCTGTTCCTGAGCGCGGCTGGCTCGGATTGCGGCATGGCCAATGTCAATATCGGGCCCAGCGGTGCCGAAATCGGCGGCGCCTTTGGCGGCGAAAAAGAGACTGGTGGCGATCGCGAAAGCGGCTCCGACGCCTGGAAGCAATACATGCGCCGCACGACCAACACCATCAACTATTCCCGCGAGCTGCCGCTGGCCCAGGGCATTCAGTTCGGGTGA
- a CDS encoding LysR family transcriptional regulator encodes MMKTHLLRYFVVLAEELHFGRAAQRLCITQPPLSMALKALEQDLGTVLMERDAKNVKLTPAGEAFLHEARKVLAQLQHAAEVVRGVAQGLQGRLDIGITGSMVYRQVPGFCRAFRAERPLVELCLHEMSTRDQLQAIASGQIDCGFLNIGTPQDDIRTLSIGEEPFVCCLPSDHALAQRGEIDLRELAQDTFVMFAREVAPANYDNVIACLQQAGIHPHTRHAARQWLTVMALVSAGQGVALVPVCMQTVGMNGVRFAALRGSRVTTPAVLAWRPQGMPAVLEAFVASVQNLVEAGQSGLSNGVR; translated from the coding sequence ATGATGAAAACCCATTTGCTGCGTTACTTTGTGGTCCTGGCCGAAGAGCTGCACTTCGGCCGGGCCGCACAGCGCCTGTGCATCACCCAGCCGCCGCTGAGCATGGCGCTCAAGGCGCTGGAGCAGGATCTGGGCACGGTGCTCATGGAGCGCGATGCCAAGAACGTGAAACTCACGCCCGCAGGCGAGGCTTTCTTGCACGAGGCGCGCAAGGTGCTGGCCCAGCTCCAGCATGCGGCCGAGGTGGTGCGCGGCGTGGCCCAGGGCTTGCAAGGGCGGCTGGACATCGGCATCACGGGGTCCATGGTTTACCGGCAGGTGCCGGGGTTTTGCCGGGCCTTTCGCGCCGAGCGCCCGCTGGTCGAGCTATGCCTGCACGAGATGTCGACGCGCGACCAACTGCAGGCCATTGCCAGCGGGCAGATCGACTGTGGCTTTCTCAACATCGGCACGCCGCAGGACGATATACGCACGCTGTCCATAGGCGAGGAGCCTTTTGTCTGCTGCCTGCCCAGCGACCATGCGCTGGCCCAGCGCGGCGAAATCGATCTACGCGAACTGGCCCAGGACACTTTTGTGATGTTTGCGCGCGAGGTGGCTCCGGCCAACTACGACAACGTCATCGCCTGTCTGCAGCAGGCCGGCATCCATCCCCATACACGGCATGCCGCGCGCCAGTGGCTGACCGTCATGGCCCTGGTCTCGGCCGGGCAGGGAGTGGCCCTGGTGCCTGTCTGCATGCAGACCGTGGGCATGAACGGCGTGCGCTTTGCGGCGCTGCGCGGCAGCCGGGTGACCACGCCGGCCGTGCTGGCCTGGCGGCCACAGGGCATGCCGGCCGTGCTCGAGGCCTTTGTGGCCAGCGTGCAGAACCTGGTGGAAGCCGGACAGTCAGGACTCTCGAATGGAGTTCGCTAA
- a CDS encoding acyl-CoA dehydrogenase family protein: MDFLWSAEQEQIREAVQRVCTPFDDDYWLKKDRDGGFPHDFHQALAEAGWLGIAMPEEFGGAGLGITEAALMMHTISATGAGLSGASAVHMNIFGLHPAVVFGTDEQRQRWLPPLIAGRDKACFGVTEPNAGLNTLKLQTRAVRDGDVYVVHGQKVFISTAQVANKILLLARTRPVEECKGTEGLSLFYTDLDRSRIAVTEIEKMGRKCVDTNQLFIDGLRIPVQDRIGEEGKGFSYILHGLNPERILIAAEAVGLGRAALARATQYANERVVFDRPIGQNQGVQHPLAQAWMGLEAAHLMVQKAAFLYDKGLPCGAEANAAKYLAAEACAKACETAIFTHGGMGYAKEFHVERYMRESWIPRLAPVSPQLIMCFIAEKVLGLPKSY, from the coding sequence ATGGATTTTTTATGGAGCGCCGAGCAGGAACAGATCCGGGAAGCCGTGCAGCGTGTCTGCACGCCTTTCGACGATGACTACTGGCTGAAGAAGGACAGGGATGGCGGCTTTCCGCACGACTTCCATCAGGCCCTGGCCGAAGCCGGCTGGCTGGGCATTGCCATGCCCGAGGAGTTCGGCGGCGCGGGACTGGGAATCACCGAAGCGGCGCTGATGATGCACACCATCTCGGCCACGGGGGCCGGCCTGTCGGGGGCCTCGGCCGTGCACATGAACATCTTCGGCCTGCATCCGGCCGTGGTCTTCGGCACGGACGAGCAAAGACAGCGCTGGCTGCCGCCGCTGATCGCGGGCCGGGACAAGGCCTGCTTCGGCGTGACCGAACCCAATGCCGGACTCAACACCCTCAAGCTGCAGACCCGTGCCGTGCGCGACGGCGATGTCTATGTGGTGCACGGGCAGAAGGTCTTCATCTCCACGGCCCAGGTGGCCAACAAGATATTGCTGCTGGCTCGCACCAGGCCCGTGGAGGAGTGCAAGGGTACCGAGGGCCTGTCGCTGTTCTACACCGACCTGGACCGCAGCCGCATCGCCGTGACCGAGATCGAGAAGATGGGCCGAAAATGCGTGGACACCAACCAGCTCTTCATCGACGGGCTGCGCATCCCGGTGCAGGACCGCATCGGCGAGGAGGGCAAGGGCTTTTCGTACATCCTGCACGGCCTCAATCCCGAGCGTATCCTGATCGCGGCCGAAGCTGTGGGCCTGGGCCGTGCGGCCCTGGCGCGCGCCACCCAGTACGCGAACGAACGCGTGGTCTTCGACCGGCCCATAGGCCAGAACCAGGGCGTGCAGCACCCGCTGGCCCAGGCCTGGATGGGGCTGGAGGCCGCACACCTGATGGTGCAGAAGGCCGCCTTCCTCTATGACAAGGGCCTGCCCTGCGGCGCTGAGGCCAATGCCGCCAAGTACCTGGCCGCCGAAGCCTGCGCCAAGGCCTGCGAGACCGCCATCTTCACGCATGGCGGCATGGGCTATGCCAAGGAGTTCCATGTGGAGCGCTATATGCGCGAGTCGTGGATTCCGCGCCTGGCGCCCGTGAGCCCGCAGCTCATCATGTGCTTTATTGCCGAGAAGGTTCTGGGCTTGCCCAAGTCCTATTGA
- a CDS encoding cupin domain-containing protein codes for MPRYLIREQDVQGYSPANHHGTVNRRLVSQANVGAQHMEVVLGTLEKGGGALPHAHPGMEQACYLLDGTAEVEVQSQGQTERFAMQPGDTCFFPEDCMHVFRVTSDQPVRLLVIYSPPYGENPARVRRPE; via the coding sequence ATGCCCCGCTATCTGATCCGCGAGCAGGATGTACAGGGGTACAGCCCCGCCAACCACCACGGCACGGTGAACCGGCGCCTGGTCAGCCAGGCCAATGTCGGCGCCCAGCATATGGAAGTGGTGCTCGGAACGCTGGAAAAAGGCGGCGGTGCGCTGCCGCATGCCCACCCAGGCATGGAGCAGGCCTGTTATCTGCTGGACGGCACGGCCGAGGTGGAGGTGCAAAGCCAGGGTCAGACCGAGCGCTTTGCCATGCAGCCGGGCGACACCTGCTTCTTCCCGGAGGACTGCATGCATGTGTTTCGCGTCACCAGCGACCAGCCCGTGCGTCTGCTGGTCATCTACAGCCCGCCCTATGGCGAAAACCCCGCGCGCGTGCGCCGACCTGAGTGA
- a CDS encoding CaiB/BaiF CoA transferase family protein gives MHSDSSQAAGRTAGPSAGTSAGPLAGVRIVDMTSVIMGPFATQILAALGADVIKVESPEGDNMRHVGPMRNPGMGPIFLQANQGKRSVVLDLKQTAARQALLQLLDDADVFISNVRPQAMARLGLDWQTLEQSHPRLIHVSCCGFDQAGPYAARPAYDDLIQGATGVPWLAQQYGGGEPSYAPMTLGDRVTGLHAVYAVTAALYAREKSGQGQAVVVPMFEAMTQFILGDHMAGLSFEPPLGDAGYARLLTRHRKPYRTSDGHLCVLIYNDKHWHSFFNAIGQGERMREPMFATHGQRAANIDAVYAEVASLMRERSTAEWRALLDAADVPNMPMASPEDLLADPHHAATGFVREIEHPSEGRLRTTANPTQWSATPPDREASAAPQLGQHTLQVLREAGLGEAQIAALQVSGGCMQASSSKDQRETDICPAI, from the coding sequence ATGCACAGCGATAGCAGTCAGGCTGCAGGCCGCACAGCGGGCCCCTCAGCGGGTACTTCGGCCGGTCCATTGGCCGGCGTCAGGATCGTGGACATGACCTCGGTGATCATGGGGCCGTTTGCCACGCAGATTCTGGCCGCCCTGGGCGCCGATGTGATCAAGGTGGAGTCGCCCGAAGGCGACAACATGCGCCATGTAGGCCCCATGCGCAACCCCGGCATGGGCCCCATTTTTCTGCAGGCCAACCAGGGCAAGCGCTCCGTGGTGCTGGATCTCAAGCAGACCGCAGCGCGCCAGGCGCTGCTGCAACTGCTGGACGATGCCGATGTCTTTATCAGCAATGTGCGGCCCCAGGCCATGGCCCGGTTGGGGCTGGACTGGCAGACGCTGGAGCAGAGCCATCCGCGCCTGATTCATGTGAGCTGCTGCGGCTTCGATCAGGCCGGCCCCTATGCGGCCAGGCCGGCCTACGACGATCTGATCCAGGGGGCGACCGGCGTGCCCTGGCTGGCTCAGCAGTACGGCGGAGGCGAGCCGTCCTATGCGCCCATGACGCTGGGCGACCGGGTCACGGGCCTGCATGCGGTCTATGCGGTCACGGCTGCGCTTTATGCGCGCGAGAAGAGCGGCCAGGGGCAGGCGGTGGTCGTGCCCATGTTCGAGGCCATGACGCAGTTCATCCTGGGCGATCACATGGCCGGGCTGAGCTTCGAGCCGCCGCTGGGCGATGCCGGCTATGCGCGGCTGCTGACGCGCCATCGCAAGCCTTACCGCACCAGCGACGGTCATCTCTGCGTGCTGATCTACAACGACAAGCATTGGCACAGCTTCTTCAACGCCATAGGCCAGGGCGAGCGCATGCGCGAGCCCATGTTCGCCACCCACGGCCAGCGCGCGGCGAATATCGATGCGGTCTATGCCGAGGTGGCGAGCCTGATGCGCGAGCGCAGCACGGCCGAGTGGCGTGCGCTGCTCGATGCGGCCGACGTGCCGAATATGCCCATGGCCTCTCCCGAGGACTTGCTGGCCGATCCGCACCATGCAGCCACGGGCTTTGTGCGCGAGATCGAGCACCCCAGCGAGGGTCGGTTGCGCACCACGGCCAATCCCACGCAGTGGAGCGCCACCCCCCCGGACCGCGAGGCCAGCGCGGCACCGCAACTGGGCCAGCACACGCTGCAGGTGCTGCGCGAAGCGGGCCTGGGCGAGGCGCAGATCGCCGCACTGCAGGTCAGCGGTGGCTGCATGCAGGCTTCGTCATCCAAGGACCAAAGAGAGACAGACATATGCCCCGCTATCTGA